A single window of Halosolutus gelatinilyticus DNA harbors:
- the dhaL gene encoding dihydroxyacetone kinase subunit DhaL, with amino-acid sequence MASRETEREAILEAVDRIAARIESEKQHLADLDSAIGDADHGANLDRGFQAVVEKIEQKDDAETQELVKTAGMALISKVGGASGPLYGGSCMHASQELEDGITAETTVAFAEAYLEKLRDRGGAEVGDKTMVDALTPAVHTYKKSIEVDELPPLEALAKAVDAAERGVEFTVPLKAAKGRASYLGWRSVGHQDPGATSTLLILEELLATAQVYLDGNVDVTAASPTIPDEDVENQGE; translated from the coding sequence ATGGCTTCTCGAGAGACGGAACGTGAAGCGATCCTGGAGGCGGTCGATCGGATCGCCGCCCGCATCGAATCGGAAAAGCAGCACCTGGCCGACCTGGACTCGGCGATCGGCGACGCTGATCACGGGGCGAACCTCGACCGCGGGTTTCAGGCCGTCGTCGAGAAGATCGAACAGAAGGACGACGCCGAGACGCAGGAACTGGTAAAGACGGCGGGCATGGCGCTCATCTCCAAAGTCGGCGGCGCATCGGGGCCGCTGTACGGCGGGTCCTGCATGCACGCCAGCCAGGAACTCGAAGACGGGATCACCGCCGAGACGACCGTCGCGTTCGCCGAGGCCTACCTCGAGAAACTGCGCGACCGAGGCGGTGCCGAGGTCGGCGACAAGACGATGGTCGACGCCCTCACGCCGGCGGTCCACACCTACAAAAAGTCGATCGAAGTGGACGAGTTACCGCCGCTGGAAGCGCTCGCAAAGGCCGTCGACGCGGCCGAACGCGGCGTCGAGTTTACCGTGCCGCTCAAAGCCGCGAAAGGGCGGGCCTCGTACCTCGGCTGGCGGTCCGTCGGCCACCAGGATCCCGGCGCCACGAGCACGCTGCTGATTCTGGAAGAGCTCCTCGCCACTGCCCAGGTGTATCTCGACGGGAACGTGGACGTTACCGCCGCTTCCCCGACGATTCCGGACGAAGACGTGGAGAACCAGGGGGAGTGA
- a CDS encoding glycosyltransferase produces MDVLALTTYDEAPFLTQQIDELERRGVSIDCRSVPGHVSATESRSVTDYLRFFPEVIREGRNGYDLLHAHYGLTAPMALAQRRLPVVLTLWGSDLAGPVGPLTRVCAPRCDEVIVMTDQMRRQLDGDCEVIPFGIDLDRFRPTDRDRARNEVGWASDEYHVLFPYSPDRTVKNYPRAKRVVEAVDSRLDRPVNLQVVHGVDHETVPVYMNAADALVLTSDREGSPTAVKEALACNLPVVALDVGDVRERLDGVEPSTVSTSDTELVDGLADILRREERSNGRAAVAELSQGVTVDRVLEVYDRTLDRGVDVERFE; encoded by the coding sequence ATGGACGTGCTCGCCCTCACGACGTACGACGAGGCCCCGTTTTTAACGCAACAGATCGACGAACTCGAACGACGCGGCGTCTCGATCGACTGTCGGAGCGTTCCCGGACACGTCTCGGCGACCGAGTCTCGGAGCGTAACCGACTATCTACGGTTCTTTCCCGAGGTGATCCGCGAGGGTCGCAACGGGTACGACCTCCTTCACGCACATTACGGACTGACTGCGCCGATGGCCCTCGCGCAGCGACGGCTGCCCGTCGTCCTCACGCTGTGGGGATCGGATCTCGCCGGTCCGGTCGGACCGCTCACGCGCGTCTGCGCGCCTCGCTGCGACGAAGTGATCGTGATGACCGACCAAATGCGCCGACAGCTCGACGGCGACTGCGAGGTGATCCCGTTCGGTATCGACCTCGACCGATTCCGACCGACCGATCGGGATCGGGCGCGGAACGAGGTCGGCTGGGCCAGCGACGAGTACCACGTACTGTTTCCCTACTCTCCGGATCGAACCGTCAAGAACTACCCGCGTGCGAAACGCGTCGTCGAAGCGGTCGATAGCCGCCTCGACCGGCCGGTAAACCTCCAGGTCGTCCACGGCGTCGACCACGAAACGGTTCCGGTCTACATGAACGCCGCCGACGCGCTGGTGCTCACCTCGGATCGCGAGGGCTCGCCGACCGCCGTCAAGGAGGCCCTCGCGTGCAACCTCCCCGTCGTCGCGCTCGACGTCGGGGACGTCCGCGAACGGCTCGACGGCGTCGAACCGTCGACGGTTTCGACGTCCGATACGGAACTCGTCGACGGCCTCGCTGACATCCTTCGGCGGGAGGAGCGGTCGAACGGCCGCGCAGCCGTCGCGGAACTGAGCCAGGGCGTGACGGTCGATCGGGTCCTCGAGGTTTACGACCGGACGCTCGATCGCGGCGTCGACGTCGAACGGTTCGAGTGA
- the dhaM gene encoding dihydroxyacetone kinase phosphoryl donor subunit DhaM — translation MIGVLVVSHSRKAAEGIGDIAREMGGDARIEAVGGDPDGGIGTSVDDIRDALSRLADGTDGVVVLADLGSAVMNAEIAVEAADEDVECVVVDAPILEGALNAAVAASSPNASLETVERAAAEAAEHATGT, via the coding sequence ATGATCGGAGTACTCGTCGTTTCACACAGTCGGAAAGCCGCCGAAGGAATCGGAGACATCGCTCGCGAGATGGGCGGAGACGCCCGGATCGAAGCCGTTGGCGGCGACCCGGACGGCGGGATCGGCACCTCCGTCGACGACATCCGCGACGCGTTATCGCGACTCGCCGACGGAACGGACGGCGTGGTCGTTCTCGCCGATCTCGGCAGCGCGGTGATGAACGCGGAGATCGCCGTCGAAGCGGCCGACGAGGACGTGGAGTGCGTCGTCGTCGATGCGCCGATTCTGGAGGGGGCGCTCAACGCCGCGGTCGCGGCGTCGAGTCCGAACGCGAGCCTCGAAACCGTCGAACGGGCCGCGGCTGAAGCGGCCGAACACGCGACGGGGACGTAG
- a CDS encoding helix-turn-helix domain-containing protein — MRALTFLVDMRSSHPDFRLFDEASGISRERVYHVNILENGTTVMLGRLRGDLDRARQLIEDRLDVLGLSISGDGDEGGLVYIHTRPPSEIRRFLKLPREHEVFFDFPVEGTRDGKLRVVMVGETNEVLQEALEDIPAEIDVTVERISPYLEHSANVMPTLTDRQREVLDVALELGYYNVPRRATHHDIAEQLGLTVGTVSEHLQKVEARVFGALFD; from the coding sequence ATGAGAGCGCTGACGTTCCTCGTGGACATGCGGTCGTCGCACCCGGACTTCCGGCTGTTCGACGAAGCGTCGGGGATCAGCAGAGAACGCGTCTACCACGTCAACATATTGGAGAACGGGACGACAGTCATGCTGGGTCGGCTTCGAGGCGACCTTGACCGTGCGAGACAGCTGATCGAAGACCGGCTCGACGTGCTCGGTCTCAGCATTTCCGGCGACGGTGACGAAGGCGGGCTAGTGTATATCCACACGCGACCACCATCGGAGATCAGACGGTTCCTGAAACTTCCGCGAGAACACGAGGTATTCTTCGATTTTCCGGTAGAAGGCACGCGTGACGGCAAGCTGCGGGTCGTCATGGTCGGCGAGACGAACGAGGTGTTGCAGGAGGCCCTGGAGGACATTCCAGCGGAAATCGATGTCACTGTCGAACGGATCAGTCCGTACCTGGAGCACTCCGCGAACGTCATGCCGACGCTGACCGACCGCCAGCGGGAGGTGCTCGATGTCGCGCTCGAACTGGGCTACTACAACGTCCCGCGGCGAGCCACCCATCATGACATCGCAGAGCAGCTGGGGCTCACGGTCGGGACGGTATCGGAACACCTCCAGAAGGTCGAGGCACGGGTGTTCGGAGCGCTCTTTGACTGA
- a CDS encoding cytochrome P450, protein MSIEPQGANVFPEALSTREAWLEPFDWYREMRENAPVHYDPERNAWDVFRYADVKRILGDDATFSVDPENAPDFVSPKMDGQEMAISSMVSEDPPRHDELRDVVDDSFRPQAIRELKPRIRDLTGELLDNALDREGEIDLVEEFAYPLPVMVIAELLGVPVEERDQFKEWSDALIAAPSDPESGEAFAERQIELFQEMSGYFMQLIKERRQDPREDLISTIANAEIDGEPLPPENMVGLCILLLVAGNITTTNLIANAMRCFGENDLFETYTEAGVVPTPTIEEVLRYRSPVQAMSRFTTEDVTIGDESIEAGEVVVAWMGSANRDNRQFPEGDSFVPDRSPNQHIGFGYGAHYCLGAPLARLEADVALSELFGRLADVEIPDTTLQPTRSSFIYGVDSLPIRYATV, encoded by the coding sequence ATGTCGATAGAACCGCAGGGAGCAAACGTGTTTCCCGAGGCACTTTCAACGCGCGAAGCGTGGCTCGAACCGTTCGACTGGTATCGCGAGATGCGCGAGAACGCGCCCGTCCATTACGACCCCGAGCGCAATGCGTGGGACGTCTTTCGCTACGCCGACGTCAAGCGGATCCTAGGAGACGACGCGACGTTCTCGGTGGACCCTGAGAACGCTCCTGACTTCGTCAGCCCCAAGATGGATGGCCAGGAAATGGCCATCAGTTCGATGGTCTCCGAGGATCCACCGCGCCACGACGAACTTCGCGACGTCGTTGACGACTCCTTTCGCCCGCAGGCCATCCGCGAGCTCAAACCTCGAATCCGGGATCTGACCGGTGAGCTCCTCGACAATGCACTCGACAGGGAAGGCGAGATCGACCTCGTCGAGGAGTTCGCTTATCCGTTACCAGTCATGGTGATTGCGGAGCTGCTGGGCGTGCCTGTCGAAGAACGCGACCAGTTCAAGGAATGGTCCGATGCGCTCATCGCCGCGCCCAGCGACCCCGAGAGCGGCGAGGCGTTCGCCGAGCGCCAGATTGAGCTCTTTCAGGAAATGAGCGGATACTTTATGCAGCTCATCAAGGAGCGCCGCCAGGACCCGCGCGAGGATCTCATCTCGACGATCGCAAACGCTGAGATCGACGGCGAACCTCTGCCCCCCGAGAATATGGTTGGACTTTGCATACTGTTGCTCGTTGCGGGCAATATCACGACCACGAACCTGATCGCCAACGCCATGCGCTGTTTCGGCGAGAACGATCTATTCGAGACCTACACCGAGGCGGGCGTGGTTCCGACGCCGACCATCGAGGAGGTTCTGCGCTATCGGTCGCCGGTGCAGGCGATGAGCCGGTTCACGACCGAAGACGTGACTATCGGGGACGAATCCATTGAGGCGGGCGAGGTAGTGGTCGCCTGGATGGGCTCGGCCAACCGCGACAATCGTCAGTTCCCCGAGGGCGACTCGTTCGTTCCTGATCGCTCGCCCAACCAACATATCGGATTCGGCTACGGAGCTCACTACTGTTTGGGCGCGCCGCTGGCCCGCCTCGAAGCGGATGTCGCCCTCTCGGAACTGTTCGGCCGGCTCGCGGACGTCGAGATTCCCGACACGACGCTTCAGCCGACCCGCAGTTCGTTCATCTACGGCGTCGACTCGCTGCCGATCCGGTACGCGACGGTCTGA
- the dhaK gene encoding dihydroxyacetone kinase subunit DhaK: protein MKKLVNDPAAVVDEMLDGMVAAYPEELRRVEDTKVLVRTAAPVDDKVAVVSGGGSGHEPSHAGFLGEGMLDGAAAGEVFTSPTADELSEMIQACDAGAGVVCVVKNYEGDVMNFETAAEMAEMEGVDVELVVVDDDVAVEDSTYTSGRRGVCGTIFVHKVAGAAAERGGDLREVRRVAEKVTDNVGTMGIALTSCATPEKGEPTFDLGEDEIELGIGIHGEPGVERTGVMDADDVATKLTAAVLDDVEPEGTVATIVNGMGGTPLSELFVVNRAVQEFLAEEGLETWDARVGEYMTSLEMAGCSITVLDLDDELTDLLSDPANTPAFTV from the coding sequence ATGAAAAAGTTAGTCAACGATCCGGCAGCTGTGGTAGACGAAATGCTCGACGGGATGGTCGCCGCGTACCCCGAGGAACTGCGTCGTGTGGAAGACACGAAAGTCCTCGTTCGGACCGCCGCTCCCGTCGACGACAAGGTCGCGGTCGTCAGCGGCGGTGGAAGCGGCCACGAACCGAGCCATGCCGGCTTTCTCGGCGAGGGGATGCTCGACGGCGCGGCGGCCGGGGAAGTGTTCACGTCGCCGACTGCGGACGAACTCAGTGAGATGATCCAGGCTTGCGACGCCGGGGCGGGCGTGGTCTGCGTCGTCAAAAACTACGAGGGCGATGTAATGAACTTCGAGACCGCGGCTGAGATGGCCGAGATGGAAGGCGTCGACGTCGAGCTGGTCGTCGTCGACGACGACGTCGCCGTCGAGGACTCAACGTACACTTCCGGCCGGCGCGGCGTCTGCGGGACGATCTTCGTCCACAAGGTGGCGGGCGCGGCGGCCGAGCGAGGCGGCGACCTCCGGGAGGTGCGGCGCGTCGCGGAGAAAGTCACCGATAACGTCGGTACGATGGGGATCGCGCTCACGTCGTGCGCCACGCCGGAGAAGGGTGAGCCGACGTTCGACCTCGGCGAGGACGAGATCGAACTCGGCATCGGCATCCACGGCGAGCCCGGCGTCGAGCGGACCGGTGTCATGGACGCTGACGATGTCGCGACGAAGCTGACCGCAGCCGTTCTGGACGACGTCGAACCGGAGGGCACGGTCGCAACGATCGTCAACGGGATGGGCGGCACGCCGCTCTCGGAACTGTTCGTCGTCAATCGGGCCGTACAGGAGTTCCTGGCCGAGGAAGGCCTCGAGACGTGGGACGCCCGAGTCGGCGAGTACATGACGTCGCTGGAGATGGCCGGCTGCTCGATCACGGTTCTCGACCTCGACGACGAGCTCACGGACCTGCTGAGCGATCCCGCGAATACGCCCGCGTTCACGGTATGA
- a CDS encoding universal stress protein, which translates to MDGPVLVPYDGSDAAGAALEHALDVVADAGATLHILSVADTTLPSLVRFEERIGDALEEEAKALAERARSLAEDRGVSIVGSVVRDAPREAILEYAAEHDVGCIVMGAHGRRGIGEYVLGSTTEHVVNASSVPVLTVRAGEDVTRSYPYETVLVPTDNSVHARAALELGSEIAAEHDAALHLLFVVDELPETIDPRSVRLSEDVERNATEVLDEAATIASRAGVGDVVTAIEPGSVPREITEYAESNSIDLVAMGTHGWSGFDRFLLGSFTGRVVRTAPVPVVTTTAAEDGTET; encoded by the coding sequence ATGGACGGTCCCGTTCTCGTTCCCTACGATGGAAGTGACGCCGCGGGAGCGGCGCTAGAACACGCCTTGGACGTCGTCGCCGACGCGGGCGCCACGCTTCACATCCTCTCCGTCGCCGACACGACCCTTCCCTCCCTCGTTCGATTCGAAGAGCGCATCGGCGACGCGCTCGAAGAGGAAGCGAAAGCACTCGCCGAACGCGCACGGTCGTTAGCCGAGGATCGGGGGGTTTCCATCGTCGGTAGCGTCGTTCGGGATGCGCCGCGGGAGGCGATCCTCGAGTACGCCGCCGAGCACGACGTGGGTTGTATCGTTATGGGCGCCCACGGTCGCCGGGGGATCGGCGAGTACGTGCTTGGCAGCACGACCGAGCACGTCGTCAACGCGAGTTCCGTTCCGGTACTAACCGTTCGCGCCGGCGAGGACGTGACGCGATCGTATCCCTACGAAACCGTCCTCGTCCCGACGGATAACAGCGTCCACGCGCGAGCCGCACTCGAGTTGGGATCCGAAATCGCGGCCGAACACGACGCCGCGTTGCACCTACTGTTCGTCGTCGACGAGCTCCCGGAGACCATCGATCCGCGATCGGTGCGACTTTCCGAGGACGTCGAACGAAACGCGACCGAGGTGCTCGACGAGGCGGCGACGATCGCCTCGCGGGCGGGCGTCGGCGACGTCGTCACCGCGATCGAGCCCGGGTCAGTTCCCCGCGAAATCACCGAGTACGCCGAGTCGAATTCGATCGACCTCGTCGCGATGGGAACCCACGGCTGGTCAGGATTCGATCGGTTCCTGCTCGGGAGTTTTACCGGACGCGTCGTCCGTACCGCGCCCGTGCCGGTGGTGACGACGACGGCGGCGGAAGACGGAACGGAGACGTAG
- a CDS encoding HPr family phosphocarrier protein, producing the protein MERIITVVPEAGLHARPASEVVQTATEYESEVTIAPVDSEETVDARSMLAVAGLSIECGDEVRLVAEGADAETALDALVEILTTPESDAGEPER; encoded by the coding sequence ATGGAGCGAATTATAACGGTGGTTCCGGAGGCTGGCCTCCACGCGCGACCGGCCTCGGAAGTCGTCCAGACGGCCACCGAGTACGAGAGCGAGGTTACGATCGCGCCGGTCGATAGCGAGGAAACCGTAGACGCACGGAGCATGCTCGCCGTCGCCGGGCTCTCCATCGAGTGCGGCGACGAAGTCAGGCTCGTCGCCGAGGGGGCCGACGCCGAAACCGCGCTCGACGCGCTGGTCGAAATCCTTACGACACCGGAATCCGACGCGGGAGAGCCCGAGCGATAA